The Mixophyes fleayi isolate aMixFle1 chromosome 1, aMixFle1.hap1, whole genome shotgun sequence genome includes a region encoding these proteins:
- the LOC142153032 gene encoding cyclin-dependent kinase 4 inhibitor B-like: MASKADRLATAAARGDVQLVKEILESGVNPNAVNKIGRTPIQVMMMGSPKIAQLLIAHGADPTVPDPTTGTCPAHDAAREGFADTLLVLIKGGASLDLPLDIYGKRPIDLASSSVIQTLRLQGILIPNLN, translated from the exons ATGGCTTCTAAAGCAGACAGATTGGCAACTGCAGCAGCCAGGGGAGATGTACAGCTTGTGAAAGAAATACTCGAGTCTGGGGTAAATCCCAACGCCGTCAACAAAATTGGCAGAACACCCATTCAG gtgatgatgatgggctCTCCAAAAATAGCTCAGCTACTCATTGCTCATGGTGCTGACCCTACAGTCCCTGATCCTACAACAGGAACATGCCCTGCACATGATGCCGCCCGGGAAGGCTTTGCGGACACACTTCTTGTGCTTATAAAAGGAGGAGCAAGTCTTGATTTGCCACTGGACATCTATGGCAAACGTCCCATAGATTTGGCTTCTTCATCTGTTATACAAACTTTAAGGCTGCAAGGAATTTTAATACctaatttaaattaa